The Triticum aestivum cultivar Chinese Spring chromosome 7B, IWGSC CS RefSeq v2.1, whole genome shotgun sequence genome window below encodes:
- the LOC123156331 gene encoding galactoside 2-alpha-L-fucosyltransferase-like encodes MDKKCSREESSWLEVEEASPCTGKKADKASIANPRRWSSGANAVAVALIMTIPPILFIFSGHLDAPAVWIKSTVAGLGARGAESSKKKDVLLGGLLLSGFDQQSCASRYQSVYYRKNMTRSPTPYLIDRLRRQEALQRRCGPGTDAYRRASDRLKSGQKNVDTVDGCSYLVLLSYRGLGNRILAAASAFLYAMLTDRVLLVDRGKTMGDLFCEPFPGTTWLLPLDFPLQGYKDLGEDAAESYGNVTTLRNETGESSEHRFVYMHLDHAASVENKLAYCDDHRQFLHRVQWVVMRTDGYIAPVLFLNPAYKQELHRMFPRKDSVFYIVSRYLLHPTNDVWGMVTRFYDSYLKGADERLGIQIRVFVKDDKPIVTSGWSTFGYVGTALGGLTPYIMIKPENEEVPDPPCKRAMSMEPCAQGPPYFECTRKEVDKLLDTGNLVPHVRACEDMSWGLKLTEPISEKDV; translated from the exons ATGGACAAGAAATGCAGCAGAGAGGAGTCGAGCTGGCTGGAGGTTGAGGAGGCCTCGCCTTGCACAGGGAAGAAGGCGGACAAGGCGTCCATCGCCAACCCCAGGCGATGGAGCTCTGGGGCGAATGCCGTGGCGGTGGCCTTGATCATGACAATCCCGCCCATCCTTTTCATCTTCAGTGGCCACCTCGACGCGCCGGCGGTGTGGATCAAATCTACCGTGGCCGGATTAGGAGCGCGAGGAG CAGAATCATCCAAGAAGAAAGACGTGCTTCTGGGGGGCCTTCTCCTTTCAGGATTCGACCAACAATCATGCGCCAGCCGCTACCAGTCCGTGTACTACCGCAAGAACATGACACGCTCGCCGACGCCGTATCTCATCGACCGGCTGCGGCGGCAGGAGGCGCTGCAGCGGCGCTGCGGTCCGGGCACCGACGCGTACCGGAGAGCCTCCGACAGGCTGAAATCCGGGCAGAAAAACGTCGACACCGTCGACGGCTGCAGCTACCTCGTGCTGCTGTCTTACCGGGGCCTCGGCAACCGGATACTCGCCGCGGCCTCGGCCTTCCTCTACGCCATGCTAACCGACCGCGTGCTGCTCGTCGACCGGGGAAAGACCATGGGCGACCTCTTCTGCGAGCCGTTCCCGGGGACGACGTGGCTGCTGCCCCTCGACTTCCCGCTCCAGGGCTACAAGGACCTGGGCGAGGACGCGGCGGAGAGCTACGGCAACGTGACGACGCTGCGCAACGAGACCGGCGAGTCGTCGGAGCACCGCTTCGTGTACATGCACCTCGACCACGCCGCGTCCGTCGAGAACAAGCTCGCCTACTGCGACGACCACCGGCAGTTCCTCCACCGGGTCCAGTGGGTGGTCATGAGGACGGACGGCTACATTGCGCCAGTCCTCTTCCTCAACCCGGCGTACAAGCAGGAGCTCCACCGGATGTTCCCCCGGAAAGACTCCGTCTTCTACATCGTCTCGAGGTATCTTCTCCACCCGACCAACGACGTCTGGGGCATGGTCACCCGGTTCTACGACTCCTACCTCAAGGGCGCCGACGAGCGGCTGGGCATTCAGATCAGGGTCTTTGTCAAGGACGACAAGCCG ATCGTCACCAGCGGCTGGTCCACGTTCGGGTACGTCGGCACCGCTCTCGGCGGGCTCACGCCATACATCATGATCAAGCCGGAGAACGAGGAGGTGCCCGACCCGCCGTGCAAACGGGCCATGTCCATGGAGCCGTGTGCTCAGGGGCCGCCGTACTTCGAGTGCACCAGGAAAGAGGTCGACAAACTCCTCGACACGGGTAATCTGGTGCCTCATGTCCGGGCCTGCGAAGACATGTCTTGGGGTCTGAAGCTCACTGAGCCGATCTCCGAGAAGGATGTGTAG